The following proteins are encoded in a genomic region of Alnus glutinosa chromosome 8, dhAlnGlut1.1, whole genome shotgun sequence:
- the LOC133875289 gene encoding uncharacterized protein LOC133875289 isoform X1 has translation MEEPVNDQCQTTANSGNVGSERPKLQRYPLRSGTKSKEEKPPVPELPNHSASKRGISTSSVSKSVGVLDLSSKEKSAKPPRRLSIPAKSTVSPVPKLGGNITPISEVRTRRSVISQGKSETPVSDVSRSTSRKKFSVLSSASYWLSQIKLSESAAKHSISLGFFKLALEAGCEPLQRMRDELKSYTQRHNLSELGELVKELFERYDISEHMEQLQVSETISQVPEEGTRSSDDDVQSSSSTGGSRKLRPRSLNTDATQSSPVAESAKKGTIQKSNRATRTRGSVNKNSANSKPVSETGGHKSLKKPEKPNKVESNKEKDKIKRGKKSAPGTGKVQVSTLPAEDMPQENKENMDSLSMEEISPTEVL, from the exons ATGGAGGAGCCGGTGAACGACCAGTGCCAGACTACAGCAAATTCTG GTAACGTAGGCTCGGAGAGGCCGAAGCTTCAGCGGTACCCGCTGCGGTCGGGGACGAAGTCCAAGGAGGAAAAGCCACCGGTCCCTGAATTGCCAAACCATTCTGCGTCCAAGCG ggGGATCTCTACATCAAGTGTAAGTAAAAGCGTTGGTGTTCTTGATCTATCTAGCAAGGAGAAGTCTGCCAAGCCACCTAGAAGGCTCTCTATTCCTGCCAAGTCCACTGTCAGTCCAGTCCCAAAACTAGGTGGCAACATCACTCCAATATCAGAGGTTAGAACGAGGAGGTCTGTTATTAGTCAGGGGAAAAGTGAGACACCTGTTTCTGATGTTTCAAGATCAACAAGCCGGAAGAAGTTCAGCGTTTTGTCCTCAGCATCATATTGGCTCTCTCAGATTAAGCTCTCTGAATCTGCTGCTAAGCACTCAATTTCACTTGGCTTTTTCAAACTAGCCTTGGAGGCAGGATGCGAG CCTCTTCAGCGAATGCGGGATGAACTCAAGTCCTATACCCAGCGACATAACCTCAGTGAACTTGGGGAGCTTGTGAAGGAATTATTTGAAAGGTATGATATATCAGAACACATGGAGCAGTTGCAGGTCTCTGAAACCATTTCTCAGGTGCCTGAAGAGGGAACTCGATCATCTGATGATGATGTCCAAAGCTCTTCTTCTACTGGGGGATCTAGGAAACTGAGGCCCAGGTCTTTGAACACTGATGCTACTCAATCTTCTCCAGTTGCTGAATCGGCTAAGAAGGGAACTATTCAGAAGAGTAATCGTGCAACCAGGACAAGGGGATCTGTAAATAAGAATTCTGCAAATTCAAAACCTGTTTCAGAGACAGGTGGTCATAAGTCGCTAAAGAAACCTGAGAAGCCAAATAAGGTGGAatcaaataaagaaaaggaCAAGATCAAGCGGGGAAAGAAATCTGCTCCTGGAACAGGCAAGG TTCAAGTGAGCACTTTGCCTGCCGAGGATATGCCCcaggaaaacaaagaaaatatg GATTCTCTCTCAATGGAAGAGATCAGCCCGACTGAAGTCTTGTAG
- the LOC133875289 gene encoding uncharacterized protein LOC133875289 isoform X2: protein MEEPVNDQCQTTANSGNVGSERPKLQRYPLRSGTKSKEEKPPVPELPNHSASKRGISTSSVSKSVGVLDLSSKEKSAKPPRRLSIPAKSTVSPVPKLGGNITPISEVRTRRSVISQGKSETPVSDVSRSTSRKKFSVLSSASYWLSQIKLSESAAKHSISLGFFKLALEAGCEPLQRMRDELKSYTQRHNLSELGELVKELFERYDISEHMEQLQVSETISQVPEEGTRSSDDDVQSSSSTGGSRKLRPRSLNTDATQSSPVAESAKKGTIQKSNRATRTRGSVNKNSANSKPVSETGGHKSLKKPEKPNKVESNKEKDKIKRGKKSAPGTVQVSTLPAEDMPQENKENMDSLSMEEISPTEVL, encoded by the exons ATGGAGGAGCCGGTGAACGACCAGTGCCAGACTACAGCAAATTCTG GTAACGTAGGCTCGGAGAGGCCGAAGCTTCAGCGGTACCCGCTGCGGTCGGGGACGAAGTCCAAGGAGGAAAAGCCACCGGTCCCTGAATTGCCAAACCATTCTGCGTCCAAGCG ggGGATCTCTACATCAAGTGTAAGTAAAAGCGTTGGTGTTCTTGATCTATCTAGCAAGGAGAAGTCTGCCAAGCCACCTAGAAGGCTCTCTATTCCTGCCAAGTCCACTGTCAGTCCAGTCCCAAAACTAGGTGGCAACATCACTCCAATATCAGAGGTTAGAACGAGGAGGTCTGTTATTAGTCAGGGGAAAAGTGAGACACCTGTTTCTGATGTTTCAAGATCAACAAGCCGGAAGAAGTTCAGCGTTTTGTCCTCAGCATCATATTGGCTCTCTCAGATTAAGCTCTCTGAATCTGCTGCTAAGCACTCAATTTCACTTGGCTTTTTCAAACTAGCCTTGGAGGCAGGATGCGAG CCTCTTCAGCGAATGCGGGATGAACTCAAGTCCTATACCCAGCGACATAACCTCAGTGAACTTGGGGAGCTTGTGAAGGAATTATTTGAAAGGTATGATATATCAGAACACATGGAGCAGTTGCAGGTCTCTGAAACCATTTCTCAGGTGCCTGAAGAGGGAACTCGATCATCTGATGATGATGTCCAAAGCTCTTCTTCTACTGGGGGATCTAGGAAACTGAGGCCCAGGTCTTTGAACACTGATGCTACTCAATCTTCTCCAGTTGCTGAATCGGCTAAGAAGGGAACTATTCAGAAGAGTAATCGTGCAACCAGGACAAGGGGATCTGTAAATAAGAATTCTGCAAATTCAAAACCTGTTTCAGAGACAGGTGGTCATAAGTCGCTAAAGAAACCTGAGAAGCCAAATAAGGTGGAatcaaataaagaaaaggaCAAGATCAAGCGGGGAAAGAAATCTGCTCCTGGAACAG TTCAAGTGAGCACTTTGCCTGCCGAGGATATGCCCcaggaaaacaaagaaaatatg GATTCTCTCTCAATGGAAGAGATCAGCCCGACTGAAGTCTTGTAG